A single region of the candidate division WOR-3 bacterium genome encodes:
- the cysK gene encoding cysteine synthase A, whose translation MLENFIRTEPISTVLDAIGNTPLIELNIKYENENWRIFAKLEFLNPTGSIKDRIAKYVIEQAESRHELSPNSIIVEATSGNTGISFAMVCAVKGYKCIIVMPENVSIERQKILTMLGAEICLTPQEEFYQGALTRTRKIADNNPKVFLPKQFENPEDIACHYKTTGEEISKQMENKRIDAFVAGVGTGSTLTGVGRKLKEINPECKIIAVEPEESAVLTGCKKPMPHQIFGIGTGFVPALVDINLIDWCEPIKSIDAVKMAREICQKSGMMVGVSSGANVLGAINVLKKIGKDKIVVTVLPDRSERYFSTELYQGKKDVIIRNCRQGCENPFCID comes from the coding sequence ATGTTAGAAAATTTCATACGCACCGAACCGATCTCCACAGTATTAGATGCTATAGGCAACACTCCATTAATTGAATTAAACATTAAATATGAGAACGAAAACTGGCGGATTTTTGCTAAACTGGAATTCTTAAATCCAACTGGCAGTATTAAAGACCGTATTGCTAAATATGTTATTGAGCAAGCAGAAAGTCGACACGAATTAAGTCCTAATTCAATAATAGTTGAAGCCACCAGTGGTAATACAGGTATTAGTTTTGCAATGGTTTGTGCAGTTAAAGGATATAAGTGTATTATAGTCATGCCAGAAAATGTTAGTATTGAACGACAGAAAATATTAACTATGTTAGGCGCAGAAATATGTCTTACTCCGCAAGAAGAATTTTATCAAGGTGCATTAACCAGAACACGCAAAATTGCAGACAATAATCCCAAAGTATTTTTACCTAAACAATTTGAGAATCCTGAAGACATTGCTTGCCATTATAAAACCACCGGCGAAGAAATAAGCAAGCAAATGGAAAATAAAAGAATAGATGCTTTTGTCGCCGGAGTAGGCACTGGCAGCACTTTAACTGGTGTTGGTAGGAAATTAAAAGAAATAAATCCTGAATGTAAAATTATCGCGGTAGAACCCGAAGAATCTGCGGTATTAACTGGATGTAAAAAGCCTATGCCCCATCAGATATTTGGCATCGGTACAGGTTTTGTTCCGGCATTAGTTGATATTAATCTTATCGACTGGTGTGAACCCATAAAAAGCATTGATGCAGTTAAAATGGCAAGAGAAATATGCCAGAAATCAGGCATGATGGTGGGAGTTTCATCAGGCGCAAATGTTTTAGGTGCAATTAATGTGTTAAAGAAAATAGGCAAAGATAAGATTGTGGTAACGGTCTTACCTGACCGTTCCGAACGCTATTTT
- the dnaA gene encoding chromosomal replication initiator protein DnaA: MSELKEQVWSKIISGLSELINQDAITAWFRPLRPLNLDDGSLEVGAPNQFFIEWISEYYSNALSQVLTQLNLKINFTVIPEESSPESTNTENTYSNNTTAAKHISTHNQTSNRLTNQSRLIERYTFDNFIIGESNRFAYAACKAVATAPAKTYNPLFIYGGVGLGKTHLLHAIGNYVKNNNPQAKICYTPAELFFLDLIQSIQERNQFAFNNKYRNLDLLLIDDIHYLKGKERLQEEVFHLFNYLQGMGKQIVFTSDRPPREIPTLEERLVSRLLSGLVCDLKPPDLETRIAILNNKAKTESINIDPEIIYFIAENIKTNIRELEGCLIRLAGYASLTNTPLTLDVCKQVLSDLHITYEKPKPLKIIDVVAKQFGVTVEQLQSKERTANLALGRQVAMYLLRTLLGMSLKEIGSIFGGKDHSTVIHAIEKITELKKSNPDIAQKIQKVLMLINGG, translated from the coding sequence ATGAGCGAATTGAAAGAGCAAGTCTGGTCAAAAATTATTTCCGGTCTGAGTGAATTAATTAATCAAGATGCGATTACTGCTTGGTTTCGTCCTTTAAGACCACTTAATCTTGATGACGGTTCTTTAGAAGTTGGAGCTCCAAATCAATTCTTTATTGAATGGATTTCTGAATATTATTCAAATGCTTTATCTCAGGTTCTTACTCAATTAAATCTAAAGATAAATTTCACAGTAATACCTGAAGAGTCTTCGCCTGAATCGACCAACACAGAAAATACTTATTCCAATAATACTACAGCAGCCAAACATATCTCTACTCATAATCAGACCTCAAATCGACTTACCAATCAATCACGACTTATTGAGCGATATACCTTTGATAATTTTATTATCGGAGAATCGAACCGATTTGCTTATGCTGCTTGTAAAGCAGTAGCAACAGCACCTGCCAAAACTTATAATCCACTATTTATCTATGGCGGAGTGGGATTAGGTAAAACTCACCTTTTGCACGCTATTGGCAATTATGTCAAAAATAACAATCCCCAAGCAAAGATTTGCTACACGCCCGCAGAACTCTTCTTTTTAGACCTTATCCAATCAATCCAAGAAAGAAACCAATTCGCCTTTAATAATAAATACCGCAACTTAGATTTATTATTAATTGATGATATTCACTATCTTAAAGGCAAAGAACGGTTACAAGAAGAAGTCTTTCATCTCTTTAATTACCTTCAGGGAATGGGTAAACAGATTGTTTTCACCTCAGACCGACCGCCTCGAGAAATTCCTACCTTAGAAGAGCGTTTAGTTTCACGGTTATTGTCAGGTTTAGTCTGCGACTTAAAACCACCAGATTTAGAAACAAGGATTGCCATTCTAAATAATAAAGCCAAAACTGAATCGATAAACATTGACCCGGAAATCATCTACTTTATCGCAGAAAACATAAAAACCAATATCCGGGAATTAGAAGGCTGTTTGATTCGCTTAGCCGGCTACGCATCCTTAACCAATACTCCGCTAACCTTAGATGTCTGTAAACAGGTTCTTTCAGACCTACATATCACCTATGAAAAACCTAAGCCATTGAAAATCATTGATGTAGTTGCGAAACAATTTGGGGTTACTGTTGAACAGTTGCAATCTAAAGAGCGGACTGCGAATTTGGCTTTAGGCAGGCAGGTTGCAATGTATCTTTTACGCACCTTATTAGGAATGTCGCTTAAAGAAATCGGGTCAATTTTTGGTGGTAAGGACCATTCTACAGTCATTCACGCTATTGAAAAAATAACAGAACTTAAAAAATCAAACCCGGATATTGCCCAAAAAATTCAAAAGGTTCTAATGTTAATAAACGGTGGATAA
- a CDS encoding carbamoyltransferase HypF — MKTLSILVKGQVQGIGFRPYVYNVAKKLNLSGIVKNTKQGVLIFCQGKNSRKFLSILKTSPPKLAKIDSIIVKSINTKIYTDFTIVASQPKTKNNICAVSIMPDLAICQECIAEILMPKNRRFYYPFTNCTQCGPRYSIILDTPYDRPRTTMAMFKMCPDCEKEYKNPQDRRFHAQPNACHICGPHLTLSPISQPLTIKKENSQKIIKNEISLLSQEKIKLLGIKKANSQEIIKKAVSLLNQGKILCIKSIGGFLLAVDAQNESAVRRLRKRKNRPRKPFALMCKDIKTIKQLCTINKEEENLLKSNIAPIVLLKKRLNPKLKIAESVAPNNAYLGIMLPYTPLHKLLFETKNVSHETFGNNKHKTIKKTSGQLKVLVMTSANPKDAPIITNAIDIKNRLSKCVDYILDHNRKIESRCDDSVVFNYQGQILIRRSRGYVPSPIELKNVNLKPVLAFGSDLKNCFALGEDKKVYLSPYIGDFGSNESIDFFWEMLTKYQKWFSIKPEIVACDLHPNYVSFRLAEAFAEKHKIPLLKIQHHFAHLVSVMAEHNLKPPVIGLSFDGTGFGPDGNIWGSEFMLVSYQNYQRLAHLRYLPLIGGDSAITNPKMICEAYLIELELLKKRPKVFTHNQIFTSSFARLFDAVAYLLGTCSLQTYEAEAPISLEAEAINFASSTKTKERIRYEIIQNSISLVNNRIDSRSKQIYQPALSLNNPKENLIRQSNKGSLPSHDVYQYDTFIIEPKPIFEFLIKQRDSGVETNRLSYLFHQWVIQTSVEVVKKISQQTKISQVCLAGGVFQNRIILNGIVSLLENSGFDVYFNRTVPINDGGIALGQAVVAGKKI; from the coding sequence ATGAAAACTCTCTCAATTTTAGTTAAAGGACAGGTTCAAGGTATTGGTTTTAGACCCTATGTTTATAATGTTGCTAAAAAATTAAATCTTAGTGGTATAGTCAAAAACACAAAACAAGGTGTCTTAATTTTCTGCCAAGGAAAAAATAGCCGAAAATTTTTAAGTATCCTAAAAACCTCGCCGCCTAAATTAGCCAAAATTGACAGCATTATTGTAAAATCAATCAATACAAAAATCTATACAGATTTTACTATTGTTGCCAGTCAACCTAAAACTAAAAACAATATCTGTGCTGTCTCCATAATGCCTGATTTAGCAATCTGCCAGGAATGTATTGCTGAAATCCTAATGCCTAAAAACCGTCGGTTTTATTATCCTTTTACTAACTGCACGCAATGCGGACCAAGGTATTCCATAATCTTAGATACCCCTTATGACCGACCTCGAACGACAATGGCTATGTTTAAGATGTGTCCGGATTGCGAAAAAGAGTATAAAAATCCTCAGGACCGAAGATTCCACGCCCAACCTAATGCCTGCCATATCTGTGGACCCCATCTTACCCTAAGCCCGATTTCCCAACCACTTACGATTAAAAAAGAAAACAGCCAAAAGATTATTAAAAACGAAATCTCATTACTAAGCCAAGAAAAAATCAAACTTCTCGGTATTAAAAAAGCAAACTCCCAAGAAATTATTAAAAAGGCAGTCTCATTATTAAACCAAGGAAAAATACTATGTATAAAATCTATTGGCGGTTTTCTTTTAGCAGTTGATGCTCAAAATGAATCCGCAGTCCGAAGACTAAGAAAAAGAAAAAATCGACCCCGAAAACCTTTTGCCTTAATGTGCAAAGACATTAAGACTATAAAGCAATTATGCACTATTAACAAAGAAGAAGAAAATTTGCTGAAATCTAATATTGCACCAATCGTGCTTCTAAAAAAGCGCCTAAATCCTAAATTAAAAATAGCAGAATCTGTTGCGCCCAATAATGCTTATTTAGGCATAATGTTACCATATACACCACTACATAAACTATTATTTGAGACTAAAAATGTTTCACATGAAACATTCGGCAATAACAAGCATAAAACTATAAAAAAAACTTCTGGTCAATTAAAAGTACTAGTAATGACCAGTGCTAACCCTAAAGATGCACCGATTATCACAAATGCTATAGATATAAAAAATCGTCTTTCTAAATGTGTTGATTATATTCTTGACCATAATCGTAAAATTGAATCCCGGTGCGATGATTCTGTAGTATTTAATTATCAGGGGCAAATTTTAATAAGGCGCTCAAGGGGTTATGTGCCTTCACCGATTGAACTAAAAAATGTTAATCTAAAACCAGTTTTGGCATTCGGTTCTGACTTAAAGAATTGTTTTGCTTTAGGTGAAGATAAAAAAGTCTACTTAAGTCCTTATATTGGCGATTTTGGTTCTAATGAGAGCATCGATTTCTTTTGGGAGATGCTAACAAAGTATCAGAAGTGGTTTAGTATTAAGCCTGAGATTGTCGCGTGTGATTTACATCCAAATTATGTTTCTTTTCGATTGGCTGAAGCATTTGCTGAAAAACACAAAATTCCTTTATTAAAAATCCAGCATCATTTTGCCCATCTTGTGAGCGTTATGGCTGAGCATAATCTAAAACCTCCGGTTATCGGCTTAAGTTTTGATGGAACTGGATTTGGTCCTGATGGTAATATTTGGGGCAGTGAATTTATGTTGGTCAGTTATCAAAACTACCAGCGCTTAGCACATTTACGATATTTACCCCTGATTGGTGGTGATAGCGCAATTACCAATCCGAAAATGATCTGTGAAGCATATCTTATTGAATTAGAGTTATTAAAAAAAAGACCTAAGGTTTTTACTCATAATCAAATATTCACATCAAGTTTTGCACGGCTATTTGATGCAGTCGCTTATCTGTTGGGCACTTGCTCCTTACAAACTTACGAAGCCGAGGCGCCGATAAGTTTAGAGGCCGAAGCAATAAATTTTGCATCCAGCACTAAAACAAAAGAAAGAATAAGATATGAGATAATTCAAAATTCGATTTCATTAGTTAATAACCGTATTGACTCGCGCTCAAAACAAATTTATCAACCAGCGCTGAGTTTAAATAACCCTAAAGAAAATTTAATAAGACAATCTAATAAAGGTTCTTTACCAAGCCACGATGTTTATCAATATGATACTTTTATAATTGAACCAAAACCAATTTTTGAATTTCTCATTAAACAAAGAGATTCAGGGGTTGAAACTAATAGGTTGTCCTATCTATTTCATCAATGGGTGATTCAAACTTCAGTTGAAGTCGTAAAAAAAATATCTCAACAAACAAAAATATCTCAGGTCTGTCTTGCGGGCGGAGTCTTTCAGAATCGAATAATTCTTAACGGCATTGTCTCCTTGCTTGAAAACTCCGGATTTGATGTCTATTTTAATCGAACCGTTCCAATCAATGACGGTGGAATTGCATTAGGTCAAGCTGTAGTCGCTGGTAAAAAGATTTAG
- a CDS encoding asparagine synthetase B encodes MHRTTKLILLFSTFLSFTFTHAKILIPMDLTQTDHLMAYGIAYNCLLAGENVEWLLNYRGGSFLMADNPAIRKLCNLRGVRYEVISPSQEITIRQTIEKENMDAMLLEKAPKIAVYVPPNHEPWDDAVRLALEYAKIPYDRIWDKEVLQGKLKEYDWLHLHHEDFTGQYGKFLAGHGHADWYQEDVILNTAMAKSLGFKKVSKLKLAVVKEIKKYIEDGGMVFAMCSSTDTPDIALAAENTDIVPKEFDGDPVDPNYMSKLNYANCLAFENFTVVIDPYVYEHSDIDTYIESSARGPNVYFSLFDFSAKYDPVPTMLVQNHVALVKEFLGQNCGFRRDKIKKNVLILGEVPNTEEVKYIHGKFGKGTFTFLGGHDPEDFAHRIGDPQTNLELHKNSPGYRLILNNVLFPAAQKKPLKT; translated from the coding sequence ATGCACAGAACCACTAAATTAATCCTTCTTTTCTCAACCTTTCTTTCTTTTACTTTTACCCATGCTAAGATATTGATTCCTATGGACTTGACTCAAACCGACCATTTAATGGCTTATGGAATTGCGTATAATTGTCTTTTAGCAGGTGAAAATGTTGAGTGGTTATTGAATTATCGAGGCGGTTCGTTTCTGATGGCTGACAATCCAGCAATTAGAAAACTTTGCAATCTTCGGGGTGTTCGTTATGAAGTAATCTCTCCCAGCCAAGAAATAACCATTAGACAGACAATTGAAAAAGAGAATATGGACGCAATGCTTTTAGAAAAAGCACCCAAAATTGCGGTCTATGTGCCACCAAATCACGAGCCCTGGGACGACGCAGTAAGACTAGCCTTAGAATACGCCAAGATACCTTATGACCGCATCTGGGATAAAGAAGTGCTCCAAGGCAAATTAAAAGAATACGACTGGCTTCACCTACACCACGAAGACTTTACTGGACAATATGGCAAATTTCTCGCAGGACACGGACATGCCGACTGGTATCAAGAAGATGTTATATTGAATACTGCTATGGCTAAGTCATTGGGATTCAAAAAAGTATCTAAATTAAAATTGGCAGTAGTAAAAGAGATTAAAAAGTATATAGAAGATGGTGGGATGGTCTTTGCAATGTGTTCTTCGACTGATACTCCTGATATCGCTTTGGCCGCAGAAAATACAGACATCGTTCCTAAGGAGTTTGATGGCGACCCGGTTGACCCTAATTATATGTCTAAACTCAATTATGCTAACTGTTTGGCATTTGAAAATTTCACTGTCGTCATTGACCCTTATGTCTATGAACATTCTGATATTGATACCTATATTGAATCTTCGGCTCGGGGACCAAATGTCTACTTCTCGCTCTTCGATTTTTCGGCTAAGTATGACCCAGTTCCAACAATGCTGGTTCAAAACCATGTTGCTTTGGTCAAAGAATTTCTGGGACAAAACTGCGGATTCCGGCGAGATAAAATAAAGAAAAATGTCTTGATATTAGGTGAAGTTCCTAATACCGAAGAAGTTAAATACATCCACGGAAAATTTGGTAAAGGCACATTTACTTTTTTAGGTGGTCATGACCCTGAAGATTTCGCACATCGCATTGGCGACCCTCAGACTAATTTAGAATTGCATAAAAACTCTCCTGGCTATCGACTAATATTAAACAATGTCTTGTTTCCTGCAGCCCAAAAAAAACCACTTAAAACCTAA